The Hordeum vulgare subsp. vulgare chromosome 7H, MorexV3_pseudomolecules_assembly, whole genome shotgun sequence DNA window AAACAGTTGAATGACAGACCCGTTACCATGCATATAGACATCAGCCATGTATTTTTTGAACACACAACTGCAACAATTTGATTGGCTCAATTTGTTTGACTGAAACCGAATTGATTTTCAGTCGACTATCAAATAGACAGTCCCTTAATTTCCCCAGAGCATGTTGAAGTAATTGTGAACCGAGGGAGTAGTGTTTTGTGTACTAGTAAAAAAAATACTCGTTATGCGCGTGCCTACGTCCTTCGACACGTTGTTTTCGGTCGGCGGCCACCGCGTGCATCGTCGGCCGGAACCAGACAGGATAGAACAAAAAGAATAGGGGAAAGGCGGCGGCTATTCGTTCTCCACAGCAACCAGCAGGGCATGCAATTCCTGCCTTCCACGCCTGGTGAAACGAGCGCGCCAAGAAGCCTCCATCGAAGAATCGATTCACCCGGACCCGCACCGTCCTTAAAAAAGGCCAAACGGACCGTCACAGTTTGTTCCCGTGTACCGAAAGCATTTCCTTTTCCGGTTCGCCTCCCGACCATATTAAGTCTGCACAACCGTGCCCGACAGGTGGGCCAACATTCCCTCATGGACCCACGGCTTCGTCTCACCGCAACGAGGGAAGCTTCCCCAACCTCACGCTGCCTGCCGAGTCAGCGCGTTGCCCCCGTCCACACCACGCCGCCGACTCCAAGGCTCAAACCGCAGGCAGGACGCGTGGTCGGGCGTCACGGCTGAGCATCGCTCGTGCCCTCCGCCACAAGATTTCCACCACCCCCACCCTCCCTCCTAGCTGTCACGACAGAACcattcgcctcgcctcgcctcccctccgcctataaaaccccggcgtcccgttcttcctctccggcgaccACAAGAAGCAAGACTTTGTCCCTACCTACGCACACAAAGCATCCATCGGTTCCTCGGTTCCTAAGTCAGCGGAGTTTGTTCGCGTTCTCTTCGTCGCCGACATGCAGCGGAGCAGCTCGTTCGGCACGTCGTGGGCGGACCAGTGGGACACCGGCGCCGACCCGAGCCCGCGGGCGCGcggcggcaacggcaacggcaagaaGGTGCAGGGCGGCGGCGTGGAGAAGACCAAGGCGGCCGCGGCCACCGGGCTGAAGAAGGTCAAGGCGGGCACCGCGCAGGGGTTCCAGTGGATCAAGGATAAGTACCAGAAGAAGAGCGCCGGGAAGAACGGCAAGCAGGGCGGCGGCTCCGAGGTGGCGGCCGGGTACTGACCGATGATCTGAGACGCTTTCCTTCGTGCGCGTGGATATATATACGGAGTCAGTCATGGACggatgatgttcttgttctagcgtTGTGTTGTCTGCGGACTGGCTAGCTTGCTCTGTTTTTAGCCCTTCTCGTGTACATAAATGAAGTAGTATTTggtattgttcttgttcttcatACCTGATCACCGTTTCTGTAAGGGAATCGTTTCCCGCCCGCGCGCCGGTCGCCCCTCGCGCGCGTGgacccatgcaacattttttccatCCGCGTGCTTCGCTGGTCAGTGGATGCAATATTTTTCGTCTAAATATGTTGCAACCAGTGTCATAtttgctgcaagcgttttttattattttttgttccaGTAAAAaaatgcatatacgtttggttgcaactccagttcgtcggatttttcgttacaatcgatgttttttacttttgctacaaccggcatcatgttttcctgcaaccgttcactaaaatcgttgcatacacgtcacgtaaatatttgctacaaccggcgtttgacttttgctaccaggcaccatcaacttcgtttttttgctacgatcacgtagatattttttttgctacaaattttgtttgttgttgcaaccgttgaaaaaattattGCATCACATCGAATTTTTGCTGCATAggggaaaaaatgttgcatgcggatccaacggtgcggacggcgcggggttggtggatcatgcggctcgcgcgcggccggccgaaagtttgGGCCGGCGCGCCGACGCAGATCAATCCCCTTTCTGTAAGGTACCAGTAGAGTCCCTCGTTCGATCTATTACTCTTTTGCAGTAGCTCGTCAATTACAAATACAATCAAAGGTGTTGTTCGAACCAGGCCCCCCTCCTGCGCTCCGGTCGCCCCTGAGGCGGCGGAGCGCCTCCATCCCTCCACCCAGTCTCGaccccccttctccaccaccccgCTTCGCCGTCGCCGGTAGAGGCCACCGTCGTGTCCGGGTGGCGCCGACGGCGACGGACTTCCCTTCCTCGCGTGCTTGGTGGCCGAGTCGGGCCTCCCTCCTGCCCAACGGCGGTCTGGCTCGGCAGCGGGATTCCGCGGGCCTCGAGTGCCCTTGATGCGGCGGTGTGGTCGTTGGCTGCGAGGAGACGCAGTATGCGGCTGGTCGGCGGTGCCCGGTCGGCTCAGATCTGGGCCCTTCCGGGCCCCATCTGTGCTAGCGCGTGGCGTGACACGGCTCTCTGGTGGTGCGGCGAGGTGGGTGTGGCTGCGGTGGTGATGGCTCCGGCGGCCGGCGTGCTGCAGCGTGGCGGCTGGGACTGTCCGAACCCGTTGTGGTCCGGTCGGGCCTGTGGGGGCCTGGCAGGTCCCTGTCGGTGCGTCTGGTCGGCTCCACGCGGCGGTGGAGGTTGTCCCCTCCTGTCGGGCGTGTTGCATTTGCCCACGAGCCCGGTATCTCCTCGTCCTCTCTTCATGTCTCGTGTTGGTGGCCTCCGTGAGACGGTGAAGTTGGTGCGGTGATCGTGGTGGCACAGACTTGTGGGCGGTGCATTTCCCATTGTCTAGGGTGACGGTGGTGGTTTGTGGGCGCGAGAAAACCTTGGCGGCTCATTCGCCACCGGCGCGGCTATGTCTCTGGGCGCCATTGGGTGTTGCTAAGGGGCGTTGGTGATACCCCTTCCCCACTGCCATCCGCGTACCAAGGGAAATCCTAGCACTTGTCCGGACAGTAGCGTCGTTGTCGTCACATTCAGTCCTGAAAGCCAAGCTTGGTACACGAGGCTTCCGAGTGCTAGGCGTGCGGTGGTACTTCTCCGGAGTGTGTAGCAATTGTCGGCCATCTTCGCTTAGTCGAGCTGCCGGCATCAGCATTtgtttctttgttttcttgtggcgCGTGTTTGTGCTACAGCCCCAGCGAACTGGTTGTATCGCTTGGTTGTTGCTTTATAACATAAAGTGTGGGGGGGTGCTTTTTCTTCATTACAGATACAATCGGAAGTTACATGAGATGGGGAAGGGGCAAGAGGAAGAATAGAGGTGGGGAAGGAGGTAGCCTCCGGGTGTCGATACGCCGGTTGATCCACTAGATGCCTCAGGCAATGCCTCCCTTCTCATACTTGTAGTCGGCGTGGCTCTATCTCATACTATAGCGAGGCGGCTGAGCCTAGCCAGTAGTAGGTAAAagcctagcagtagcgcgggttttAGGCGTATGAGTAGCGCGGGCTGCCGCGCTACTGATACGGCGCTACAACTAACctttagtagtagcgcgggtccGCCCGCGCTACAGGTAAAATGTAGCAGTAGCgggtgattgttggggaacgttgcatgggaaacaaaaattttcctacgcacacgaaaacttatcatggtgatgatcatctatgagagggagattggatccacatacccttgtagatggctAAGCGGGAACGTTGAGaagcacggttgatgtagtggagcgtctTCTCGATCCAaagcgccgccgtcccacgatctgtcccgatctagctccgaacggacgacacctccacgtttagcacacatacaactcgatgacgatctccgccttcttgatccagcaagagagacgaagaggtagctgaattctccaggagcacgacggcgtggcggtgatgatggcggAGCTACTCTGCCAGGGCTTTgccgtgccgtaccgaactagctacggggtgtgatacgtccattttgcatcatgttttcatgtttatatttatcgcttcttcggctcttatttcacttcacagtacaattcttatgccctttctctcttattttgcaaggtttacatgaagagggagaatgccggcaactggaattctggcctcaaagtggagcaaagttgagatacctattctgtgcaactccaaacgccgtaaaaatcaacgaggatttttttctggatttataaagaatactgggccgaagaagtgccagaggggcgccaggggttggccacaagcctgcacggcgtggccacccccctgggcgcgccatgagggcttgtaggcaacctgctggcccacttgccccctcttttggtatatgaagggtttcgtccaggaaaaaaatcagggaggagcttttcgtggattcgccgccaccacgaggcggaacttgaggagaaccaatctagagctccggcaggacgatcctgcggggaaacttccctcccggagggggaaatcatcgccatcgtcatcaccaacactcctgtcatcgaaggggactcatcaccaccaacatcttcatcaggaccatctcatctccaaaccctagttcatcacttgtaaccaatctccgtctcgcgactctgattggtacttgtaaggttgctagtagtgttgattactctttgtagttgatgctagttggattacttggtggacgagtttatgttcagatccttgatgctactcattacctctctggtcatgaatatgattatgctttgtgagtagttacttttgttcctgaggacatgggataagtcatgctaatagtagtcatgtgaatttggtattcgttcggtaatttgatatgttgtatgttgtttttcctctagtggtgttatgtgaacgtcgactacataacacgtcaccattatttgggcctagaggaaggcattgggaagtagtaagtagatgatgggttgctagagtgagagaagcttaaaccctagtttatgcgttgcttcgtaaggggctgatttggatccactagtttaattctatggttagactttgtcttaattcttctttcgtagttgcggatgcttgcgagaggggttaatcataagtgggatgcttgtccaagtaagggcagtacccaagctctggtccacccacatatcaaactatcaaagtaacgaacgcgaatcatatgaacatgatgaaactagcatgacagaaattcccgtgtgtcctcgggatcgtttttcctcctataagactttgtccaggcttgtcccttgctataaaagggattgggccactttccagcaccgttgctactttttttacttgttgcttgctacgaatcatctcaatacacaatcacttgttaccgacaatttcagtgcttgaagatatttccttgctgaaaaccacctgtcagatccttccgctcctcgttgggttcgacactcttacttatcgaaaggaccgcgattgatcccctatacttgtgggtcatcaagactcttttttggcgccgttgccggggagtgaagcgcctttggtaagtggaacttggtaaggaaacattcatatagtgtgctgaaatttattgtcacttgtcactatggatactaatcctttgaggggcttgtttggggtatcttcacctcgaacggaagcacaaagagttgctcctcaacctgctgcacctactgaaaatattttctttgaattttcttcgggtatgcttgagaaactgctggctaatccttttacaggagatggaacatcacatccagacttgcatctaatctatgtagatgaagtttgtggtttatttaagcttgtaggtttacccgaggatgaggtcaagaagaaggtctttcctttatctttgaaggataaggcgttgacatggtataggctatgtgatgacactggatcatgggactacaatcggttgaaattggaatttcatcaaaagttttatcctatgcatttagtacattgtgatcgaaattatatttacaatttttggcctcatgacagagaaagcattgctcaagattgggggaggcttaaatcaatgttatattcatgccacaatcatgagctctcgagagaaattatcattcagaacttctatgctcggctttctcatgatgatcgcaccatgcttgacacttctggtaccggttcttttatgaagagagatattgacttcaaatgtaatttattggagagaattaaatgcaactctgaagattgggatcttgaagaaggtaaggagtcaagtatgaatttcacgtttgattgcgttaaatcctttgttgagacaaatacctttagtgactttagcgctaagtatggacttgactctgagatagtagcttcattgtgtggatcttttgctactcatattgatctccccaaagagaagtggtttaaatatcatcctcctttagaagtcaatgtagttaaccccactccagttgaagagaaagtcattgcctataatgatcctgttgttcccagtgcttacattgagaaaccacctttccctgttaggataaaggatcattctaaagcttcaact harbors:
- the LOC123410191 gene encoding uncharacterized protein LOC123410191, with the translated sequence MQRSSSFGTSWADQWDTGADPSPRARGGNGNGKKVQGGGVEKTKAAAATGLKKVKAGTAQGFQWIKDKYQKKSAGKNGKQGGGSEVAAGY